The following proteins come from a genomic window of Excalfactoria chinensis isolate bCotChi1 chromosome 6, bCotChi1.hap2, whole genome shotgun sequence:
- the RASGEF1A gene encoding ras-GEF domain-containing family member 1A isoform X2, whose product MCAAPRKMRETMPQTPIFSSMLGSSCSGQVQPDMGERCVDPVYQDGNIVSGSLEALIERLVPTMDYYPDRTYIFTFLLSSRVFIHPHELLAKVGQICIKQKQQLEAGTEAEKAKLKSFAAKIIQLLKEWTETFPYDFQDEKSMKELKEIAHRITQCDEENGTVKKIISQMTQNLLMALSARSQYQEIKEKFRQPATDKGTILKTKPQSTQKDILSVCCDPLILAQQLTHIELERVSNIYPEDLMQIVSHMDSLDNHKCRGDVTKTYNLEAYDNWFNCLSMLVATEICRVVKKKQRTRMVEFFIDVARECFNIGNFNSMMAIISGMNLSPVARLKKTWSKVKTAKFDVLEHHMDPSSNFCNYRTALQGAAQRSQTANSNREKIVIPVFNLFIKDIYFLHKIHTNRLPNGQINFKKFWEISRQIHDFLTWKQVECPFEKDKKIQSYLLTAPIYSEEALFIASFESEGPENHMEKDSWKTLRTTLLNRA is encoded by the exons ATGTGCGCGGCGCCCAGGAAGATGAGG GAAACTATGCCCCAGACGCCAATATTTTCCAGCATGCTTGGCTCCAGCTGTAGTGGACAAGTGCAGCCTGATATGGGAGAGAGATGCGTGGACCCCGTTTATCAGGATGGAAACATTGTTTCTGGATCATTGGAGGCCTTGATAGAGCGCCTGGTACCCACCATGGACTATTATCCAGAT AGAACTTACATCTTCACTTTCCTGTTGAGCTCCCGAGTCTTCATTCACCCACATGAGCTCCTGGCTAAAGTGGGACAGATCTGcattaaacagaagcagcagctggaagccGGGACGGAGGCAGAAAAG GCAAAGCTGAAGTCCTTCGCTGCCAAAATCATCCAGCTCCTGAAGGAATGGACTGAAACTTTCCCCTACGATTTCCAAGATGAAAAATCCATGAAGGAGTTGAAGGAGATTGCTCACAGGATCACACAGTGTGATGAG GAAAATGGCACGGTGAAAAAGATCATTAGCCAGATGACACAGAATCTCCTGATGGCTCTCTCTGCACGGAGCCAGTAccaggaaataaaagagaaattccGGCAACCTGCTACTGACAAAGGAACCATCCTCAAAACCAAGCCACAATCTACTCAGAAGGACATCCTGAGTGTGTGCTGCGACCCTCTGATCTTGGCACAACAGCTAACCCATATTGAACTG GAACGAGTGAGCAACATTTACCCGGAGGATCTGATGCAGATTGTCAGCCACATGGACTCCCTGGATAATCACAAG TGCCGAGGCGACGTTACCAAAACCTACAATTTGGAGGCCTATGACAACTGGTTCAACTGTCTTAGCATGCTGGTAGCCACAGAGATTTGCAGG gttgtaaagaaaaaacagcgTACCAGAATGGTGGAATTTTTCATCGATGTGGCCAGAGAGTGTTTCAACATTGGAAACTTCAACTCAATGATGGCCATTATCT CTGGCATGAACTTGAGTCCCGTGGCACGGCTAAAGAAAACTTGGTCCAAGGTCAAAACTGCCAAATTCGATGTGTTAGAG CATCACATGGATCCATCCAGCAACTTCTGTAATTACCGCACAGCcctgcaaggagcagcacagcgATCTCAGACTGCCAACAGCAATCGAGAGAAAATCGTCATCCCAGTTTTCAACCTCTTCATTAAGGATATCTACTTCCTGCACAAAATACATACAAACCGCTTGCCCAACGGGCAGATCAACTTCAAG AAATTCTGGGAAATCTCAAGACAGATTCATGATTTCCTGACGTGGAAGCAGGTCGAGTGTCCTTTTGAGAAGGACAAGAAGATCCAGAGTTATCTGCTCACCGCACCCATTTACAGTGAAGAAG CTCTGTTTATTGCATCCTTTGAAAGCGAAGGTCCAGAAAACCACATGGAAAAAGACAGCTGGAAAACACTCAG GACAACTCTGCTTAACAGGGCCTGA
- the LOC140254013 gene encoding beta-keratin-related protein: MSCYGPCQTAACGPAPLANSCNEPCVLRCADSSVAIQPPPVVVTLPGPILSSFPQSTAVGSTASAAVGSSLSAGSVPVGAGGSLGLGGFGWSGLGRGLCGTLGRGNVFC, encoded by the coding sequence ATGTCGTGCTACGGCCCGTGCCAGACAGCCGCCTGCGGCCCAGCCCCGCTTGCCAACAGCTGCAACGAGCCGTGTGTCCTTCGTTGTGCTGACTCCAGTGTAGCGATCCAGCCCCCACCGGTCGTGGTGACGCTGCCGGGCCcaatcctcagctccttccctcagAGCACAGCCGTGGGATCCACAGCGTCGGCTGCCGTGGGGAGCTCTCTCAGCGCTGGCAGTGTGCCCGTCGGTGCTGGGGGCtccctggggctggggggcttTGGGTGGTCAGGGCTGGGCCGTGGGCTCTGTGGGACTCTGGGACGTGGCAATGTCTTCTGCTAA
- the RASGEF1A gene encoding ras-GEF domain-containing family member 1A isoform X3 has translation MPQTPIFSSMLGSSCSGQVQPDMGERCVDPVYQDGNIVSGSLEALIERLVPTMDYYPDRTYIFTFLLSSRVFIHPHELLAKVGQICIKQKQQLEAGTEAEKAKLKSFAAKIIQLLKEWTETFPYDFQDEKSMKELKEIAHRITQCDEENGTVKKIISQMTQNLLMALSARSQYQEIKEKFRQPATDKGTILKTKPQSTQKDILSVCCDPLILAQQLTHIELERVSNIYPEDLMQIVSHMDSLDNHKCRGDVTKTYNLEAYDNWFNCLSMLVATEICRVVKKKQRTRMVEFFIDVARECFNIGNFNSMMAIISGMNLSPVARLKKTWSKVKTAKFDVLEHHMDPSSNFCNYRTALQGAAQRSQTANSNREKIVIPVFNLFIKDIYFLHKIHTNRLPNGQINFKKFWEISRQIHDFLTWKQVECPFEKDKKIQSYLLTAPIYSEEALFIASFESEGPENHMEKDSWKTLRTTLLNRA, from the exons ATGCCCCAGACGCCAATATTTTCCAGCATGCTTGGCTCCAGCTGTAGTGGACAAGTGCAGCCTGATATGGGAGAGAGATGCGTGGACCCCGTTTATCAGGATGGAAACATTGTTTCTGGATCATTGGAGGCCTTGATAGAGCGCCTGGTACCCACCATGGACTATTATCCAGAT AGAACTTACATCTTCACTTTCCTGTTGAGCTCCCGAGTCTTCATTCACCCACATGAGCTCCTGGCTAAAGTGGGACAGATCTGcattaaacagaagcagcagctggaagccGGGACGGAGGCAGAAAAG GCAAAGCTGAAGTCCTTCGCTGCCAAAATCATCCAGCTCCTGAAGGAATGGACTGAAACTTTCCCCTACGATTTCCAAGATGAAAAATCCATGAAGGAGTTGAAGGAGATTGCTCACAGGATCACACAGTGTGATGAG GAAAATGGCACGGTGAAAAAGATCATTAGCCAGATGACACAGAATCTCCTGATGGCTCTCTCTGCACGGAGCCAGTAccaggaaataaaagagaaattccGGCAACCTGCTACTGACAAAGGAACCATCCTCAAAACCAAGCCACAATCTACTCAGAAGGACATCCTGAGTGTGTGCTGCGACCCTCTGATCTTGGCACAACAGCTAACCCATATTGAACTG GAACGAGTGAGCAACATTTACCCGGAGGATCTGATGCAGATTGTCAGCCACATGGACTCCCTGGATAATCACAAG TGCCGAGGCGACGTTACCAAAACCTACAATTTGGAGGCCTATGACAACTGGTTCAACTGTCTTAGCATGCTGGTAGCCACAGAGATTTGCAGG gttgtaaagaaaaaacagcgTACCAGAATGGTGGAATTTTTCATCGATGTGGCCAGAGAGTGTTTCAACATTGGAAACTTCAACTCAATGATGGCCATTATCT CTGGCATGAACTTGAGTCCCGTGGCACGGCTAAAGAAAACTTGGTCCAAGGTCAAAACTGCCAAATTCGATGTGTTAGAG CATCACATGGATCCATCCAGCAACTTCTGTAATTACCGCACAGCcctgcaaggagcagcacagcgATCTCAGACTGCCAACAGCAATCGAGAGAAAATCGTCATCCCAGTTTTCAACCTCTTCATTAAGGATATCTACTTCCTGCACAAAATACATACAAACCGCTTGCCCAACGGGCAGATCAACTTCAAG AAATTCTGGGAAATCTCAAGACAGATTCATGATTTCCTGACGTGGAAGCAGGTCGAGTGTCCTTTTGAGAAGGACAAGAAGATCCAGAGTTATCTGCTCACCGCACCCATTTACAGTGAAGAAG CTCTGTTTATTGCATCCTTTGAAAGCGAAGGTCCAGAAAACCACATGGAAAAAGACAGCTGGAAAACACTCAG GACAACTCTGCTTAACAGGGCCTGA
- the RASGEF1A gene encoding ras-GEF domain-containing family member 1A isoform X1, whose translation MAEPLCNAAVKKCKETMPQTPIFSSMLGSSCSGQVQPDMGERCVDPVYQDGNIVSGSLEALIERLVPTMDYYPDRTYIFTFLLSSRVFIHPHELLAKVGQICIKQKQQLEAGTEAEKAKLKSFAAKIIQLLKEWTETFPYDFQDEKSMKELKEIAHRITQCDEENGTVKKIISQMTQNLLMALSARSQYQEIKEKFRQPATDKGTILKTKPQSTQKDILSVCCDPLILAQQLTHIELERVSNIYPEDLMQIVSHMDSLDNHKCRGDVTKTYNLEAYDNWFNCLSMLVATEICRVVKKKQRTRMVEFFIDVARECFNIGNFNSMMAIISGMNLSPVARLKKTWSKVKTAKFDVLEHHMDPSSNFCNYRTALQGAAQRSQTANSNREKIVIPVFNLFIKDIYFLHKIHTNRLPNGQINFKKFWEISRQIHDFLTWKQVECPFEKDKKIQSYLLTAPIYSEEALFIASFESEGPENHMEKDSWKTLRTTLLNRA comes from the exons GAAACTATGCCCCAGACGCCAATATTTTCCAGCATGCTTGGCTCCAGCTGTAGTGGACAAGTGCAGCCTGATATGGGAGAGAGATGCGTGGACCCCGTTTATCAGGATGGAAACATTGTTTCTGGATCATTGGAGGCCTTGATAGAGCGCCTGGTACCCACCATGGACTATTATCCAGAT AGAACTTACATCTTCACTTTCCTGTTGAGCTCCCGAGTCTTCATTCACCCACATGAGCTCCTGGCTAAAGTGGGACAGATCTGcattaaacagaagcagcagctggaagccGGGACGGAGGCAGAAAAG GCAAAGCTGAAGTCCTTCGCTGCCAAAATCATCCAGCTCCTGAAGGAATGGACTGAAACTTTCCCCTACGATTTCCAAGATGAAAAATCCATGAAGGAGTTGAAGGAGATTGCTCACAGGATCACACAGTGTGATGAG GAAAATGGCACGGTGAAAAAGATCATTAGCCAGATGACACAGAATCTCCTGATGGCTCTCTCTGCACGGAGCCAGTAccaggaaataaaagagaaattccGGCAACCTGCTACTGACAAAGGAACCATCCTCAAAACCAAGCCACAATCTACTCAGAAGGACATCCTGAGTGTGTGCTGCGACCCTCTGATCTTGGCACAACAGCTAACCCATATTGAACTG GAACGAGTGAGCAACATTTACCCGGAGGATCTGATGCAGATTGTCAGCCACATGGACTCCCTGGATAATCACAAG TGCCGAGGCGACGTTACCAAAACCTACAATTTGGAGGCCTATGACAACTGGTTCAACTGTCTTAGCATGCTGGTAGCCACAGAGATTTGCAGG gttgtaaagaaaaaacagcgTACCAGAATGGTGGAATTTTTCATCGATGTGGCCAGAGAGTGTTTCAACATTGGAAACTTCAACTCAATGATGGCCATTATCT CTGGCATGAACTTGAGTCCCGTGGCACGGCTAAAGAAAACTTGGTCCAAGGTCAAAACTGCCAAATTCGATGTGTTAGAG CATCACATGGATCCATCCAGCAACTTCTGTAATTACCGCACAGCcctgcaaggagcagcacagcgATCTCAGACTGCCAACAGCAATCGAGAGAAAATCGTCATCCCAGTTTTCAACCTCTTCATTAAGGATATCTACTTCCTGCACAAAATACATACAAACCGCTTGCCCAACGGGCAGATCAACTTCAAG AAATTCTGGGAAATCTCAAGACAGATTCATGATTTCCTGACGTGGAAGCAGGTCGAGTGTCCTTTTGAGAAGGACAAGAAGATCCAGAGTTATCTGCTCACCGCACCCATTTACAGTGAAGAAG CTCTGTTTATTGCATCCTTTGAAAGCGAAGGTCCAGAAAACCACATGGAAAAAGACAGCTGGAAAACACTCAG GACAACTCTGCTTAACAGGGCCTGA